One Diospyros lotus cultivar Yz01 chromosome 1, ASM1463336v1, whole genome shotgun sequence genomic window carries:
- the LOC127814271 gene encoding protein SRC2-like — protein MAYRPLEITVLSAKGLKDVGHFSKMDVYVAVRISGDPRSEHVTPVDQDGGSDPSWNYTVNFAVDEARVQTNSLSLVFKLRHERKLLGDKDVGEIHVPVKELFDNAGNAKSPVLAEYHVRMASGKARGKLRFSYMFGAVYKNEAYVNYTHTPHNSYSPEIYPPPPVAGPYPPPPLPHTAPTAYPPPPPVGYPPLPTEPVGYGYPAYSGHPPPAGYPSMWPGYGYTAPQQQQPKRKKSGLGLGTGLVGGLIGGMLIGDMMSDSSGYEAGYDAGFDDADGF, from the coding sequence ATGGCGTACAGACCTTTGGAGATTACAGTTCTCTCGGCCAAAGGTCTCAAAGACGTCGGCCACTTCTCCAAGATGGACGTCTATGTCGCCGTCCGCATCTCTGGCGATCCTCGCAGCGAACACGTCACGCCGGTCGACCAGGACGGCGGGTCCGACCCCTCCTGGAACTACACCGTGAACTTCGCCGTCGACGAGGCCCGCGTTCAGACAAATAGTCTGAGTCTCGTCTTCAAGCTCCGCCACGAGCGGAAGCTCCTCGGAGACAAGGACGTTGGAGAAATCCACGTGCCCGTCAAGGAGCTCTTTGACAATGCCGGCAACGCCAAGTCGCCGGTCTTGGCTGAGTACCACGTCAGAATGGCCTCCGGCAAGGCCAGAGGGAAACTCAGGTTTTCTTACATGTTTGGAGCAGTTTATAAGAACGAAGCATATGTTAATTACACCCACACGCCGCATAATTCATATTCGCCGGAGATATACCCGCCGCCGCCTGTGGCCGGACCTTACCCGCCGCCACCTCTACCGCACACCGCACCCACTGCTTACCCGCCACCTCCGCCTGTGGGATACCCTCCTCTGCCAACGGAACCGGTGGGCTATGGATATCCAGCATACAGCGGGCACCCGCCGCCGGCGGGGTACCCATCGATGTGGCCGGGATATGGGTATACGGCGCCGCAGCAACAGCAACCGAAGAGGAAAAAGTCCGGGCTAGGATTGGGAACGGGTTTAGTAGGGGGTCTGATCGGCGGGATGTTGATCGGAGACATGATGTCTGATTCTTCTGGTTACGAGGCAGGATATGATGCCGGATTCGATGATGCCGATGGTTTCTAG
- the LOC127814013 gene encoding uncharacterized protein LOC127814013, with amino-acid sequence MGLRFTNLPSDVFKGREVPPVHYLLKIQSFNSLSRSLLEKYSSDKFEAGDYKWRLTIYPGGNKDEGGQGHISIFLTLADTSSLPGKWELLAIFNFFVYDQLGDKYFLLPDNQLRRFHAMKTEWGVAKFVELQVFNDSSNGYLINDTCVFGVEVFFLRQTCKAEWLSPWEKPNTGCYTWTIKFFSALTLDRYESEGFVIGGHKWRIRIYPRGNGVGKGNSVSAFLFLDESTVSPDTQLVVRFIIRVLDQNEPKGDPFQFTYDNHFGASCLEWGAQKFMPLAKLNDPEQPYLVGDTCVIEADVTLFGTVSTVS; translated from the exons ATGGGTTTAAGATTTACTAATCTTCCATCGGATGTGTTTAAAG GAAGAGAGGTTCCACCAGTGCACTACCTTCTCAAAATTCAATCATTCAACTCATTGTCGAGATCTTTATTGGAGAAATACAGTTCAGACAAGTTCGAAGCAGGAGACTACAAATG GAGATTAACGATATACCCAGGTGGGAACAAGGACGAAGGTGGGCAGGGCCATATTTCGATATTCTTGACGTTGGCGGACACGAGTTCGCTCCCTGGCAAATGGGAGCTCCTTGCCATCTTCAACTTCTTCGTGTATGATCAACTTGGCGACAAGTACTTCTTGCTTCCGG ACAACCAACTAAGGCGTTTCCACGCGATGAAGACGGAATGGGGTGTGGCCAAATTCGTGGAGCTTCAAGTCTTTAATGACTCTTCCAATGGGTACTTGATCAACGACACCTGCGTGTTCGGTGTTGAAGTTTTCTTTCTGAGGCAGACTTGCAAAGCTGAGTGGTTGTCACCTTGGGAAAAACCCAACACCGGCTGCTACACCTGGACGATCAAGTTTTTTTCTGCTCTCACCTTGGATCGTTACGAGTCAGAGGGGTTCGTCATTGGAGGCCACAAATG GAGGATTCGGATCTATCCTCGTGGGAACGGCGTCGGGAAGGGCAACAGTGTTTCGGCGTTCTTGTTTCTAGACGAGTCCACAGTTTCACCAGACACTCAACTCGTTGTGAGATTTATCATCCGTGTGCTTGATCAAAATGAACCCAAAGGAGACCCGTTTCAATTTACAT ATGACAACCATTTTGGAGCGTCATGCTTGGAGTGGGGAGCTCAAAAGTTCATGCCATTGGCTAAGCTCAATGACCCAGAGCAACCCTATTTGGTGGGAGACACTTGTGTAATAGAAGCTGATGTTACTTTGTTTGGAACAGTTTCCACAGTTTCTTAA